The Rhodothermus profundi genome segment GCGGCGACATCCACCGGTGACATGCTATTCCAGGCGAAACCGGAAGGTAATCACGCCGGTCTGATTTTCCGGAGGCACGCCTGGCGGCAGAGGATTGAAGCGCCAGCGACGCAGCGCTTCCAGCACGGCCCGCTCCAGCGCCGGATTGCCTTTGAGCAACGGAATAGCCTGCACCACCCGCCCCTGGGGATCGACCACAATGCGCACGCGAATAATGGCATTGACCTTTTCGGCATAGACCGGCAGTGGCGCCTGCACGAGCGTGCGGTCAAGCCCTTCGATCAGATAGGGCGCACTACGCTGATCCTCCTGGCCTTCGCCTTCCCTGCCGGTGGCCGCTCCCGCCGAACCGTCAGCCTGGCCTCCGTCCCGGGGCTGGACCGGCTGCGCCGCTTCGTCGGGCTCCGGCTTTTCAACCTCAGCCGGATTGTTCTGTGGGGTCGGCGCAATGCGTG includes the following:
- a CDS encoding TonB family protein; protein product: MKRDDWIGLLTSLAVHALVLLLLAFTQVELTQAPPLGFIEVELGPWAEGRPVQQSEQPRPNEAAPESPPETPPEEAAALPEKTRPVALPEPAQPVEDEQQIDEPEETRIAPTPQNNPAEVEKPEPDEAAQPVQPRDGGQADGSAGAATGREGEGQEDQRSAPYLIEGLDRTLVQAPLPVYAEKVNAIIRVRIVVDPQGRVVQAIPLLKGNPALERAVLEALRRWRFNPLPPGVPPENQTGVITFRFRLE